NNNNNNNNNNNNNNNNNNNNNNNNNNNNNNNNNNNNNNNNNNNNNNNNNNNNNNNNNNNNNNNNNNNNNNNNNNNNNNNNNNNNNNNNNNNNNNNNNNNNNNNNNNNNNNNNNNNNNNNNNNNNNNNNNNNNNNNNNNNNNNNNNNNNNNNNNNNNNNNNNNNNNNNNNNNNNNNNNNNNNNNNNNNNNNNNNNNNNNNNNNNNNNNNNNNNNNNNNNNNNNNNNNNNNNNNNNNNNNNNNNNNNNNNNNNNNNNNNNNNNNNNNNNNNNNNNNNNNNNNNNNNNNNNNNNNNNNNNNNNNNNNNNNNNNNNNNNNNNNNNNNNNNNNNNNNNNNNNNNNNNNNNNNNNNNNNNNNNNNNNNNNNNNNNNNNNNNNNNNNNNNNNNNNNNNNNNNNNNNNNNNNNNNNNNNNNNNNNNNNNNNNNNNNNNNNNNNNNNNNNNNNNNNNNNNNNNNNNNNNNNNNNNNNNNNNNNNNNNNNNNNNNNNNNNNNNNNNataaccagaaccagaatataaccagaaccagaacagaaccagaatataaccagaaccagaaccagaaccagctccCAGATTAACTCAGATTATTAAACGGTGCAGCTGATTTCCCAGCATGCCTCCTGTCGGAGCCACRGCGCCGTTTCCAGCTGCTGTAATCCGTTAGCCGGCGTCAGAGGCCCGATGAGACGGGAAGAACCGAGATTCCTGAGTTGCTGCTGGCAGGTTGTGGGTTCAGATCCCGACTGGGAGCAGCAGAAACCTGAGCCTCTGCCTGGCATGTCCTCCTGCTGCCCTGCAGCCACcaacattaaatcatttctGCTCTGATTAAACCGCCTGAGCAGCGAATTCCTGCAGCATGTGGAGGAGCCTCAGCcgctctgacctttgacctgggagGAAACCAGCGTGAAGCGTCTCAGAGCGGCGAGCCGCAGCTCTGCGGTGAGCGACTCGTCAGTCACTAAGCCACTTAGGCTGGGATAATTAGGTGGAAGGACGACGCAGCGCCATCAGAGTCACaggtctggttctgatccagttacAATCGCAAAGCCAAGCAGAACCACATATAAATATTCCCACATCTAATCCCAAAGTTTCGCTGGGATTAGCTCCCAGGTTTCCTCCACTCTCCTTTTGAAAACCGAACCCAGACGGGAAGCCGCCCTGGGCCGCTGCCCACATCGTCCACATCAGAAACCAAATCATTATTTACCTTCATgagaaaacaatcattttcctcaagaaaataaaacctgttccTGTGGTTCACATCCAACatgtgaaacaggaagtcttGTTCTGACTGTGGCTTATCGACATGTTGCAGCGTGACATCACACACTAGATCCCGCCCACAGCTTCCTGCTGGAGGGCTAGCAGCTGCCCGCTAACGATGGCTAGCAGCGAGTTTAGCTGttaccaataaaacacactgaatctTACATGTAGACGTGATGCATAAAAGTAAAATggacgcagtgctttgctactgaTTATCAACACTACAGGTAGATAACAAGGTGcgaaaagttttaaataaaataaggcgAGGGAGAGGGGCGTCacgctagcttgactttgacaacgtAACATGTAGATGAGCTGCAgaactttgtgtgtttatgttcagttaaaataaaaaatacgaTCTAAACAACTCTCTAATCTACCaccgctgtgttagcttagctaatagcagcggtagctaaccTATCACTCCTGTGTTAGCTTAACTAGCAGTTTTAGCTTAGCTAANNNNNNNNNNNNNNNNNNNNNNNNNNNNNNNNNNNNNNNNNNNNNNNNNNNNNNNNNNNNNNNNNNNNNNNNNNNNNNNNNNNNNNNNNNNNNNNNNNNNNNNNNNNNNNNNNNNNNNNNNNNNNNNNNNNNNNNNNNNNNNNNNNNNNNNNNNNNNNNNNNNNNNNNNNNNNNNNNNNNCAGTTTTAGCTTAGCTAACAGCAGCAGTAGCTAACCTATCACTCCTGTGTTATCTTAGCTAGCAGTTTTAGCTTAGCTAACAGCAGCAGTAGCTAGTCTTCCACAGAGATCACAGAGAAACTGTAACTGGATGTTCTGATCTCTGTTGGAAATGTTTGAgggttttctgttgtttccctTTGCTCAGTTGAAcatctgcaggttttattttggtaacGTTTCCACTGCGGCACTAAAAAAATCGCCCGTTTCTGGACGTAAACCTGCAGCGTGTCTGTaggaaggttctggttctggttctggttctgtaaaacatttcatctttattCAATCCCACCCAACAACTTTTCCTCCAGAGCAATAAGCTGATAATCACGGAACGTCTCAGCGTTCCGGGGCTGAACGGAGAACATCAGGGATCGACTCTCAGCCCCTCTGGCTTCCcggctgacctttgaccccccGGCAGCAGGTTCTGTGGATTCTGGTGTTTGCAGACGATCTGCGTGGAAACTGAGGGAAAACCAGGAGATGCGGGAACGTTGGTCTGGAGAGAAAACAGGTGAAGAAGAAGGACGATGAAGATGAGGgcagatgatgaagatgagggcggatgatgaagatgagggcggatgatgaagatgagggcGGNATGATGAAGATGAGGGcggatgatgaagatgagggcggatgatgaagatgagggcggatgatgaagatgaggatgcAGCGAAGCTTCTGGGCTCCTGAAACAACAGGAAACATAAAGTCTGGGGTCGTGACCTCAGGTCAGGAAAAGGCCCAGTTTTCTGTCACTGTGACGTCTTTAATGGCCGCCGCGGCTCATTWTTGCCTCATTATTGCCTCATTATTGCCTCATTTATCGCCTCTTCTTTGCCCGGCTGCAGTTTCCGAGCAGCAGAATTGCGCCACGCCGCTTGGAGCGCGTCCAGTTTAATAATCCCAGCGAGCCGCTCCGGTCTGGAGGCGCTGAGGCTGAGGGAGTTTCctctgcagacgacctgataaCCACAGAGCAGCGCAGGGTTGAGCAACGGAGCGGGAAACTGTGGGAACCAGATCCAAGGAAAATTAGGTAGAGAtgaagagctgctgcaggaatgtGTGTTTGTCTCCTATCAGAGGGTGAGGGAGTGAACCCAGAGAGGATTCAGGCGATCACTGGGAGTACGGAGGCCCCACTTGGACAAAAATGTTGTATACAGAGCAAACAGTGAGGGGTTCAACGAGGGGCAAAACAACCCgaaagaaaaacaggattttctCCTTGGAGAGATTTAAGAAGCGGCTGACCTCCACCCTGACCTCCACCCTGACCTCCACCCTGAACTCCACCCTGACCTCCACCCTGACCTCCACCCTGACCTCCACCCTGAACTCCACCCTGACCTCCACCCTGACCTCCACCCTGACCTCCACCCTGACCTCCACCCTGACCTCCNNNNNNNNNNNNNNNNNNNNNNNNNNNNNNNNNNNNNNNNNNNNNNNNNNNNNNNNNNNNNNNNNNNNNNNNNNNNNNNNNNNNNNNNNNNNNNNNNNNNNNNNNNNNNNNNNNNNNNNNNNNNNNNNNNNNNNNNNNNNNNNNNNNNNNNNNNNNNNNNNNNNNNNNNNNNNNNNNNNNNNNNNNNNNNNNNNNNNNNNNNNNNNNNNNNNNNNNNNNNNNNNNNNNNNNNNNNNNNNNNNNNNNNNNNNNNNNNNNNNNNNNNNNNNNNNNNNNNNNNNNNNNNNNNNNNNNNNNNNNNNNNNNNNNNNNNNNNNNNNNNNNNNNNNNNNNNNNNNNNNNNNNNNNNNNNNNNNNNNNNNNNNNNNNNNNNNNNNNNNNNNNNNNNNNNNNNNNNNNNNNNNNNNNNNNNNNNNNNNNNNNNNNNNNNNNNNNNNNNNNNNNNNNNNNNNNNNNNNNNNNNNNNNNNNNNNNNNNNNNNNNNNNNNNNNNNNNNNNNNNNNNNNNNNNNNNNNNNNNNNNNNNNNNNNNNNNNNNNNNNNNNNNNNNNNNNNNNNNNNNNNNNNNNNNNNNNNNNNNNNNNNNNNNNNNNNNNNNNNNNNNNNNNNNNNNNNNNNNNNNNNNNNNNNNNNNNNNNNNNNNNNNNNNNNNNNNNNNNNNNNNNNNNNNNNNNNNNNNNNNNNNNNNNNNNNNNNNNNNNNNNNNNNNNNNNNNNNNNNNNNNNNNNNNNNNNNNNNNNNNNNNNNNNNNNNNNNNNNNNNNNNNNNNNNNNNNNNNNNNNNNNNNNNNNNNNNNNNNNNNNNNNNNNNNNNNNNNNNNNNNNNNNNNNNNNNNNNNNNNNNNNNNNNNNNNNNNNNNNNNNNNNNNNNNNNNNNNNNNNNNNNNNNNNNNNNNNNNNNNNNNNNNNNNNNNNNNNNNNNNNNNNNNNNNNNNNNNNNNNNNNNNNNNNNNNNNNNNNNNNNNNNNNNNNNNNNNNNNNNNNNNNNNNNNNNNNNNNNNNNNNNNNNNNNNNNNNNNNNNNNNNNNNNNNNNNNNNNNNNNNNNNNNNNNNNNNNNNNNNNNNNNNNNNNNNNNNNNNNNNNNNNNNNNNNNNNNNNNNNNNNNNNNNNNNNNNNNNNNNNNNNNNNNNNNNNNNNNNNNNNNNNNNNNNNNNNNNNNNNNNNNNNNNNNNNNNNNNNNNNNNNNNNNNNNNNNNNNNNNNNNNNNNNNNNNNNNNNNNNNNNNNNNNNNNNNNNNNNNNNNNNNNNNNNNNNNNNNNNNNNNNNNNNNNNNNNNNNNNNNNNNNNNNNNNNNNNNNNNNNNNNNNNNNNNNNNNNNNNNNNNNNNNNNNNNNNNNNNNNNNNNNNNNNNNNNNNNNNNNNNNNNNNNNNNNNNNNNNNNNNNNNNNNNNNNNNNNNNNNNNNNNNNNNNNNNNNNNNNNNNNNNNNNNNNNNNNNNNNNNNNNNNNNNNNNNNNNNNNNNNNNNNNNNNNNNNNNNNNNNNNNNNNNNNNNNNNNNNNNNNNNNNNNNNNNNNNNNNNNNNNNNNNNNNNNNNNNNNNNNNNNNNNNNNNNNNNNNNNNNNNNNNNNNNNNNNNNNNNNNNNNNNNNNNNNNNNNNNNNNNNNNNNNNNNNNNNNNNNNNNNNNNNNNNNNNNNNNNNNNNNNNNNNNNNNNNNNNNNNNNNNNNNNNNNNNNNNNNNNNNNNNNNNNNNNNNNNNNNNNNNNNNNNNNNNNNNNNNNNNNNNNNNNNNNNNNNNNNNNNNNNNNNNNNNNNNNNNNNNNNNNNNNNNNNNNNNNNNNNNNNNNNNNNNNNNNNNNNNNNNNNNNNNNNNNNNNNNNNNNNNNNNNNNNNNNNNNNNNNNNNNNNNNNNNNNNNNNNNNNNNNNNNNNNNNNNNNNNNNNNNNNNNNNNNNNNNNNNNNNNNNNNNNNNNNNNNNNNNNNNNNNNNNNNNNNNNNNNNNNNNNNNNNNNNNNNNNNNNNNNNNNNNNNNNNNNNNNNNNNNNNNNNNNNNNNNNNNNNNNNNNNNNNNNNNNNNNNNNNNNNNNNNNNNNNNNNNNNNNNNNNNNNNNNNNNNNNNNNNNNNNNNNNNNNNNNNNNNNNNNNNNNNNNNNNNNNNNNNNNCTCCACCCTGACCTCCACCCTGACCTCCACCCTGACCTCCACCCTGACCTCCACCCTGACCTCCACCCTGACCTCCACCCTGACCTCCACCCTGACGACCTCCACCCTGACCTCCAGCACCCGGAGAAACGATCCGTCCTGAGCCGAACACAGAATCAGGATCCAAACAGCCAGACAGATGAAATGGATCTGACTCTTTAAATCAGGCTGTGGTTCCTTTGGGACAGTAATGGCCGCTGCTTCTCATTTTAAGATTCATTTCTACAGTTTCCTGTTTCAAACAGagacattttctcacttttaccAAAATGCAGTGAACAAATATCACAGCAGCAGCCCAGTCCAGTCCGCTTTATACCGAATCCGGTCCACTTCTTTAGAAACTCCGGTTCGGTTGGTCATGTGTGAACGctaatcgacctctgacctctggtcctaaagcctcagtctgggttcggttgaagtgaactctggttcagtttgaatgtgaacgccaagcggaccagagaccgctccagaagcaggaagtggactacagcgcagggcattctgggtaaatacagccaaagctaacatgttagcatgGAGCAAAACGTTCCTGCAGCAGAACGTCAACAGGAACAATCTGATTTTTCAAACTGAACGAAAAACTTTAAACTTCCTGAGCTGAGAGCCGCAGAAacaatcagctgctgctgcgaGTCAGCAGAGAGACGCATTCAGACCCGAGAGGCTAAAACAGAGCAGATGTTTGTGTCTGcgctgaacacacacacacacacacacacacacNNNNNNNNNNNNNNNNNNNNNNNNNNNNNNNNNNNNNNNNNNNNNNNNNNNNNNNNNNNNNNNNNNNNNNNNNNNNNNNNNNNNNNNNNNNNNNNNNNNNNNNNNNNNNNNNNNNNNNNNNNNNNNNNNNNNNNNNNNNNNNNNNNNNNNNNNNNNNNNNNNNNNNNNNNNNNNNNNNNNNNNNNNNNNNNNNNNNNNNNNNNNNNNNNNNNNNNNNNNNNNNNNNNNNNNNNNNNNNNNNNNNNNNNNNNNNNNNNNNNNNNNNNNNNNNNNNNNNNNNNNNNNNNNNNNNNNNNNNNNNNNNNNNNNNNNNNNNNNNNNNNNNNNNNNNNNNNNNNNNNNNNNNNNNNNNNNNNNNNNNNNNNNNNNNNNNNNNNNNNNNNNNNNNNNNNNNNNNNNNNNNNNNNNNNNNNNNNNNNNNNNNNNNNNNNNNNNNNNNNNNNNNNNNNNNNNNNNNNNNNNNNNNNNNNNNNNNNNNNNNNNNNNNNNNNNNNNNNNNNNNNNNNNNNNNNNNNNNNNNNNNNNNNNNNNNNNNNNNNNNNNNNNNNNNNNNNNNNNNNNNNNNNNNNNNNNNNNNNNNNNNNNNNNNNNNNNNNNNNNNNNNNNNNNNNNNNNNNNNNNNNNNNNNNNNNNNNNNNNNNNNNNNNNNNNNNNNNNNNNNNNNNNNNNNNNNNNNNNNNNNNNNNNNNNNNNNNNNNNNNNNNNNNNNNNNNNNNNNNNNNNNNNNNNNNNNNNNNNNNNNNNNNNNNNNNNNNNNNNNNNNNNNNNNNNNNNNNNNNNNNNNNNNNNNNNNNNNNNNNNNNNNNNNNNNNNNNNNNNNNNNNNNNNNNNNNNNNNNNNNNNNNNNNNNNNNNNNNNNNNNNNNNNNNNNNNNNNNNNNNNNNNNNNNNNNNNNNNNNNNNNNNNNNNNNNNNNNNNNNNNNNNNNNNNNNNNNNNNNNNNNNNNNNNNNNNNNNNNNNNNNNNNNNNNNNNNNNNNNNNNNNNNNNNNNNNNNNNNNNNNNNNNNNNNNNNNNNNNNNNNNNNNNNNNNNNNNNNNNNNNNNNNNNNNNNNNNNNNNNNNNNNNNNNNNNNNNNNNNNNNNNNNNNNNNNNNNNNNNNNNNNNNNNNNNNNNNNNNNNNNNNNNNNNNNNNNNNNNNNNNNNNNNNNNNNNNNNNNNNNNNNNNNNNNNNNNNNNNNNNNNNNNNNNNNNNNNNNNNNNNNNNNNNNNNNNNNNNNNNNNNNNNNNNNNNNNNNNNNNNNNNNNNNNNNNNNNNNNNNNNNNNNNNNNNNNNNNNNNNNNNNNNNNNNNNNNNNNNNNNNNNNNNNNNNNNNNNNNNNNNNNNNNNNNNNNNNNNNNNNNNNNNNNNNNNNNNNNNNNNNNNNNNNNNNNNNNNNNNNNNNNNNNNNNNNNNNNNNNNNNNNNNNNNNNNNNNNNNNNNNNNNNNNNNNNNNNNNNNNNNNNNNNNNNNNNNNNNNNNNNNNNNNNNNNNNNNNNNNNNNNNNNNNNNNNNNNNNNNNNNNNNNNNNNNNNNNNNNNNNNNNNNNNNNNNNNNNNNNNNNNNNNNNNNNNNNNNNNNNNNNNNNNNNNNNNNNNNNNNNNNNNNNNNNNNNNNNNNNNNNNNNNNNNNNNNNNNNNNNNNNNNNNNNNNNNNNNNNNNNNNNNNNNNNNNNNNNNNNNNNNNNNNNNNNNNNNNNNNNNNNNNNNNNNNNNNNNNNNNNNNNNNNNNNNNNNNNNNNNNNNNNNNNNNNNNNNNNNNNNNNNNNNNNNNNNNNNNNNNNNNNNNNNNNNNNNNNNNNNNNNNNNNNNNNNNNNNNNNNNNNNNNNNNNNNNNNNNNNNNNNNNNNNNNNNNNNNNNNNNNNNNNNNNNNNNNNNNNNNNNNNNNNNNNNNNNNNNNNNNNNNNNNNNNNNNNNNNNNNNNNNNNNNNNNNNNNNNNNNNNNNNNNNNNNNNNNNNNNNNNNNNNNNNNNNNNNNNNNNNNNNNNNNNNNNNNNNNNNNNNNNNNNNNNNNNNNNNNNNNNNNNNNNNNNNNNNNNNNNNNNNNNNNNNNNNNNNNNNNNNNNNNNNNNNNNNNNNNNNNNNNNNNNNNNNNNNNNNNNNNNNNNNNNNNNNNNNNNNNNNNNNNNNNNNNNNNNNNNNNNNNNNNNNNNNNNNNNNNNNNNNNNNNNNNNNNNNNNNNNNNNNNNNNNNNNNNNNNNNNNtgctgcaaggcaacagctctaccaactgcgccactgtgcagccccactgTCTGCACTTAAAGACAGTAAATTAataccaataaaaaataataataaattaattaatcaataaaattaaaagcaaaagttgtagtgttgtttaaaatgaagtaattttcatgtttcatataaaaaacaagtttatWTTTCACAACCAACAAACTTYGTtgtcaaaaatgtgaaataaaaacaaaattttgaaaCATAAACTTTGGATCTAAACAATATTAACTcataaaaatccttaaaaacacaagaaaatggtAAGAAAAGTGATATTTAACATGGTTACAGTTTCTGTGTGTGAAACCTGAGCTCAGCCTCTaccaaaggtcaaaggtcatgaccCTGACTCAGCATGGCTGAACTAAAACTaacataataatgaaataaatgaggaaaaactaaaactgactgGAACTATatcataaaactaaaactaaatgaaattatacatataatattctttgttttgtgtttatggatttatttatttattttcaatctgatgtaaaatgtgtttatttttccacacaGTTAGTTTACGTAGTTTTATTTACGCTAAATAATTTAGTTCATCTgtagaaaatgttgaatattcaCAACCAAACTCATGTTTACATGATCGCAAACCTCCAACTTTTttaattctgcacctaaaaatgaattaaaatattaaaaaatgaccaaaaaaaaaaaaaaactgactgagttcaacaaactaaacaacaaaactaaaccGATGACAAACCCAGAACCAAGATGGCGGAGGCAGCAGGACCCAAGAAGTTCAttctggggtcagaggtcagggacGGCCTCTGGCTTCATCTGTAGAAACTGGAGACAAACGAGAAATTTATTACGattaatgaacagaaataaatcaaaacttttacatttcatgtttaaagaAACTAATTTGTAAAAGTACATACGTTGctgtgttgccatggttacagtCTGATGTTTTAACCAATCACTGATTTAAGGTGAGCCCATTAAGCCCCGCCCCCCWTCCCCAGATTAAACCAGATCTGAAACGCTATTGGCTGATGGAACAGGAAGTCAGATTCTGCTCAACGCCCCGAGATGCACAGAAActgtcagaggtcaaaggtcagagcaCTGGCCAGGTGTCTGTCCTGTTTTAAAGGGCcggagtcatttaaaaaatcaactttttaatatatgttgaaaatctttccatcatattttaatgttttttaatcagaaacaaacctgcagtgttgctctgattctTGCATGTTTGGctctaatctccatggcaaccatccagCTGCTAAACGCCCgcgtggacctagccccgccttcgaggcgcagctcctccccctctctgctccttcagactagccagcagcaattagcaaaactGCTGCTCCACTCGTTATAGGAGCTGCTCCTGAGAGCAATGCTggtgaaaacattaaagggttaacagaggaacCATGTTGgaatgacttcctggaggcggagcctcagaaagagcaggagcttcttaaagagacagagacccgaTTTCAAGACgttaaaacaggaagtcaaatttcttccaTCACTTTTATGCTGTGAAGTCTCATTTTTTGCCTGGAAATCAGGACACTTCCCCTTTAAGGTTTTATGTGACCCATTTATCTTCCAGGTCGGGAGGAAAAAGTTCAGATTAGTTTGTTCTGCTCGTTGCGGTGGTTTCTCTCCCTGCTGATTTCTGTTCTCTGGGCAGAAATGGGACCCGAACCTGAAGCTGGTAGCGGAGAGCTACGCTGCTAAATGCATCTGGAACCACAACCCGGCGCTGGACGACACGGGGGAGAATCTGTTTGTGAGCAGCGGGCCTCTGGACCTCCGAGACGCTCTGGAGAAATGGTTCCTGGGTGAGTCATGGCCGCGCCCGTCCCTCACAGCCAGGCARcagaaacacaaaaacagggTTTTTGTCTCTGAGCCGAGTTTCTGTTGCAGAACATTCGGACTTCGACTACCAGAACAACAGCTGTGATGAAGACAAGATGTGTGGGCACTACACacaggtcacacacacacacacacacacacacacacactgtagcTGTGATGATGCAGGTGGGTGTGGAGATGATCACGTCTgaacggtgtgtgtgtgtgtgtgtgtgttgcagatgGTTTGGGCCGACACACACCGGGTCGGATGTGCTTTTCATCTCTGCAACACGATGGAGGGGCTGGACTGGGAGCGAGTGTCTTTCCTGGTCTGCAACTACTTCCCAGCGTCAGTcctgactcacacacacacacacacacNNNNNNNNNNNNNNNNNNNNNNNNNNNNNNNNNNNNNNNNNNNNNNNNNNNNNNNNNNNNNNNNNNNNNNNNNNNNNNNNNNNNNNNNNNNNNNNNNNNNNNNNNNNNNNNNNNNNNNNNNNNNNNNNNNNNNNNNNNNNNNNNNNNNNNNNNNNNNNNNNNNNNNNNNNNNNNNNNNNNNNNNNNNNNNNNNNNNNNNNNNNNNNNNNNNNNNNNNNNNNNNNNNNNNNNNNNNNNNNNNNNNNNNNNNNNNNNNNNNNNNNNNNNNNNNNNNNNNNNNNNNNNNNNNNNNNNNNNNNNNNNNNNNNNNNNNNNNNNNNNNNNNNNNNNNNNNNNNNNNNNNNNNNNNNNNNNNNNNNNNNNNNNNNNNNNNNNNNNNNNNNNNNNNNNNNNNNNNNNNNNNNNNNNNNNNNNNNNNNNNNNNNNNNNNNNNNNNNNNNNNNNNNNNNNNNNNNNNNNNNNNNNNNNNNNNNNNNNNNNNNNNNNNNNNNNNNNNNNNNNNNNNNNNNNNNNNNNNNNNNNNNNNNNNNNNNNNNNNNNNNNNNNNNNNNNNNNNNNNNNNNNNNNNNNNNNNNNNNNNNNNNNNNNNNNNNNNNNNNNNNNNNNNNNNNNNNNNNNNNNNNNNNNNNNNNNNNNNNNNNNNNNNNNNNNNNNNNNNNNNNNNNNNNNNNNNNNNNNNNNNNNNNNNNNcacacacacactcacacacacacactcactcacacacacacacacacacacactcacacactctaGTCCTAAATCTGGCCGCTGCTCGACTGAATGAACATTTGACGtcttcaaagtttatttattcgGTTTTGTTCCAATACTTTTATTTCCAGGTTGCTTAGCAACGGCTCCCTTTGAACTCCAGGCCTTTCCGTGTTTCTCAGTTTGTGTTTATCatgtaactttttatattttttatttagtccaACAAGGTGTAGAACCGTCCAGGAGTCACGTGACCACAGGTCGTCATAGCAACCCTCATCATCCCGAGCGTAAATCTGCGTGATGCTGTGCGAGAGCTCCCCCTGGTGGACAGAACCCAGAGAGCCGCTGACTGATCAGAACctttcgtgtgtgtgtgtgtgtgtgtgtgtgtgtgtgcgtgcgtgcgtgtgtgcgtgtgtgtgtgtgtgtgtgtgtgtgtgtgttcaggggGAACTATGAGGACCAGCGGCCGTACGTTGAGGGCGACTGGTGCTCCAGCTgcccagaaaacctgcagaagtgTGAGAACAATCTGTGCGGTAGGAAatgttctggttccggttccgtCTCGACCCAGATCTCGTYYcttcctctcttctcttcataaatttccttgttttttcttgcaTCATTTCTGAGTTCTCTCaaactgtcagatttttttcaagcacattgaaaaactgaatgttttcttgtttttaaacttctgaTTGGTGTGGCAGACCCATGGCTCCTGATTGGTCCGTTTGGCTCTGATTCACctcacatttagaaaatatttgccTTTTCTGACTTTCTCCTTTAGCATCAAatccacttcctcctcctcctcatttgACGATCTTTGTAAATCGAAGTtgaatttattgtttcattgtCATAAACCCTCTCAGTGACGTCACGGCGGAATATTTTGTGTTGTAGTTCCTGacgtggaggaagaggaggtcaGCTTCGGGTCATCTGATCCGCCTCCTGCTGCGAGTCCTTCATCAACCAGTGAAACCATCACTGCTGTTCCGACTCCCAGAGCTCCCAGTATGACCCCCGCGGCAGGCAGCGCTGCGGACTCGCCTCCTCCAGGAACTGCGCAGCAGGAATTCCTCTTGTCTCCCACATCCAGAGCGCCgcgggaggaagaggaggctggGAAGAgcgatgaggaagaggaggagagggaggagagggtCATCAGGAAGCAGGAGATCTGGCAGAAAACGTTTCCTCAGTCCAACATCTCGGCCGGTTCCGGTTCTGTGTGCGCGGCGCCGGTCCTGCTGGCCGGCCTGGCCGGACTCCTGACTCTGTGGCTGTgagcagaaccaggagaaccGCCTCCCGCTCTGACCCGTAATAATTCACAAGCTGCTGTTTTAACTGCGTCTGGACCGGAAACTGGGTCCGAGAACCTGATTCAGCCTgaacggaaccagaaccagatccagaCCCTGACCTGGAGGAAAACGTGCCGATCTGACGGGAACAAACCCAAACCGGAGACCGGAAACTGGAAAATAAGAGTTTTAAACTGGAAGCAGGTTTACCTGCCGAAGCTGGTAAATTAGAAAGATGTCTCACTCTTTTCAAAATCTCACACTTAAGAAACGAACCTACGGGCTTCCTTTAAAGTTACACTGTCagaaattaacagcaataatttgggttacTCAGCCTAACGGGATGAAATGGGGTTCATATTTAACCATGTCTTTATTTCATTAGCATTTGCTACAGTTAgcaagctaattatttagcttccaactaaatattttatttgcaagcTGAATAGTTAGccttaaaatgaatatttagcttcaaaatacatatttagtttggagctaaatatttgttttacaaactaattcTTTACGTTCAACTAAATGTTTACCTCAGAGCTAAATTTAGTAGATATGGagatttaatttctaaatatttatctaaaactgTGActtgtataaataaatgaatgagtaaaaatatgactttggaaaataaagccccgttttcttcttttaagctaaataacccaaattattccTGTTCATTTAGTAACTCTGTTAAAGGCGTCCCATATGAATCCAGTTAAACTCCCAGAGTTTACATTGTGACATTAAAGTGACGGTTCATCGGATTGCTGAGGCGTAGTCAGTATCTTACCTCAGGATGTGGTGTCTAAGATCAGGTGTCCCGTCCTGACAGTCCAGGTCCTGCGCTAAGCTAACAAGTCCTCCCATCTAATCcccatttttaatcattaaatgaTCCCAGAATAATCACCGGAAAACTAAATCAGCATCTTCACATAAAGTCCA
The window above is part of the Poecilia reticulata strain Guanapo unplaced genomic scaffold, Guppy_female_1.0+MT scaffold_268, whole genome shotgun sequence genome. Proteins encoded here:
- the LOC103460644 gene encoding peptidase inhibitor 16, which encodes MCEQAGSGLQRRAFWKWDPNLKLVAESYAAKCIWNHNPALDDTGENLFVSSGPLDLRDALEKWFLEHSDFDYQNNSCDEDKMCGHYTQMVWADTHRVGCAFHLCNTMEGLDWERVSFLVCNYFPAGNYEDQRPYVEGDWCSSCPENLQKCENNLCVPDVEEEEVSFGSSDPPPAASPSSTSETITAVPTPRAPSMTPAAGSAADSPPPGTAQQEFLLSPTSRAPREEEEAGKSDEEEEEREERVIRKQEIWQKTFPQSNISAGSGSVCAAPVLLAGLAGLLTLWL